The Mercenaria mercenaria strain notata chromosome 1, MADL_Memer_1, whole genome shotgun sequence nucleotide sequence ttgagaagctctacataatccaattgttttgtcaccagattattagaaatttagaagagggcaataaaattttatactttGCTGAACATAAccaaattatttttacgaattcaaatGTCCTagtgatgacgtcataaaacagttagcccaggctttcatggttgactgattcgagtgttccatatccagaaatTGTCatctggtattgttctttaagaaatgtattatcttaagtctctactaaagtttgcaaggttcggccatattttaggatttataagccgggctattatataaatataaatttattagtGTCGTCTCCGAAAAAAAAAGTCCGGGCTAAAAGCTCCAACCTTATGTTATCTATATATCTGATTGTGTCAAACAGTCATTGATTTCGAAGAGAGGTATACTTCATTGAAATTTGCTTGCCCTCTGAAGACGGGAGAATGATATCATTTCAATCGATTTGGTACCAAGATTATAACGCAGAAGAAAATTACAGTCGTGATTATAAATACGAGTGTGAAAACAATACTAGCTATCTTATCTACTGCGTCAGTAACCATTGTCCAAGTTGCTGGCTCAGTTGTTTCTTTCAAATCTTTCTCAATTGTATTCCCTTCAGAAGTTTCACCTTTAGTAATATGTTCTAATGGATACACTTCCGCTGCTTTCTTTCTTCTGCAGCACGCTCCAGAAATTCTCACGAGAAAGACAAGAACGCGCGGTATCCTCGTGCTCTCGTCTATAAATTCGACTTTTGTCAGAAGTACAGACAAAATTGTGATGATGGTTGACTGACAAGTTTGGATAACCAGATAAATAGAAAACAAAGAAATCTTCTCGGAATTTGGCGGCATTACCGTATCCACGATAGTAAAATACACGGAAAAAGCGAGGAACACAGTAACCGCGTATCCCGACCTATCGCCTCCATTAGGAAGAGCAAACACAAAAAGGTCCAAAATGGTTAATAACAGAACTGGAACAAACAGTGTCAACATCTCGTGTAAATGCTTTCTTTGAATTTTTAGTTTGTAAGATAACACATCAACATTAGCTACTTTTCTCTTTTCTACACTTGTTTCTAGGATTTCCCAAAGTGCGTTTGTACTATAACTTTCTAAACCAACTGTGTCGGAGAATGAAGTCAATTTTACCTGTTTTGTAGAAAACAAACTCAATATCACTCCTGCAGCCGAGGATAAAAGTGGAGACATTATGTATGTGAGGTTTCCAACTTATATTCTtacattttaaaatcaaactCTTCGAGAAGCGTGCTCTAAACTTGTAAAAATGGTGAATTGCACAGTATCTTCATTAAATATCTTATCGATATATGCACTCTATAtctaaacatttaaaattgtacTCGTGAAAATAGGTGATAAATTCGGTGGCATAGTACTATACTTTTGAAAGTTAACGTATTCAGTCACACTCTTTTCGGTATATAGttttaaaacattgataaattaCTATCTGACACTGTAGAAGCAAAGTGTGGTCTTTACGCATCTTAATACATCAAACTTAAGTACAGTGTATAATGCCACattctttcaaaaatgtttagacattaaatacattgtcttgaCTTAATATATGTCAATGTTAGTTTGCAGCAAGATactagtttttcttcttttttatgcaAAGCATGTCTAATCACCACCATGGATATACAAAAGATTACAattattctgtggcgcgtctttaatttcaaagaaactgCAGTCCCACTTGAATATGGTATAAGGGGATTATTGAATAGACGACCACAGACACGACCTATACTGAGGTTAAAAGAACTTAATGAAATCTggaaaaagatcctttggaaacaaagaatgcaaccaggCAGAATAATAGCacactcagtttgattgagtctgttcgtgagaggtaatgaagtgtgcaacacctcttacgccccctagcacttaagcggaactctattacacatatgttgaatggactccatgatcctaaaggatcagaaaaaataacaataccGATCTGAAAGACGAATGGACCTAGCTGAACAAATAGACTATTAATACATTTTTGGTGTTTTGTTATATGGGTTGCAGAATGAGTATTTATTGTACTGACACggactttaaattaaatatttgtaacaagGAAATATAGATGACTTGAACGTAAGTCTTATGTTTGCATTTTGTTCACATATAAGTTGAACACATTTCGTATCCACGCTTTATATctatgtttgtattttgtttgaatATAAATTGAATACCTCTCGTGGTCACACTTCCTGAAACACTACTTTCTGATTCCCAGAATGTGAAACATGTCTCTTAGTTATTTAGATAACATTCTGAAACGCGTATAACTTTTGAACATGCTTAAAttgtttaagataaaaatatagaaaaatagaGCGAATTAAATGAGTAAAATGTCGTTAACAGcatttaaaaattgtaaatttgtGATATTAATCATGTCTATTATGGCAGATACTAAGCTCATGTAACAATATCTTTAGATACTTTTAGGGAATTTCGGAATAAAATCCTTTCTTACCGAAGTGTAACTCCATGGCGTAAATTGAAGCTCGCATGTATGAACGTCAAACGGAAAATAAGTCATTTCAACCTCGCATGACGTCTCAAACAGCTGAAGTATAATTCAGACAAAAAAGTAAATCACTGTGGTAAAACTGGTATAATAAAGAATTGACCGGGTAGAGGATAAACTATAATAGTAATATCTTTAatgatgtaaaattaaaaaaaaaacccacttatACAGCAAAACAGatacaatgaaattaaaactgTATAAGGGATATACCGTACTATTATTATCTGGCCACCACATGACCCTTAAAGACTGCTGTTAATAAcatctttaagaagatcctttggaagcatagccAGAAAAGTTAAGAGTAAGTCGGTTGAAAGTTAGAAGTAAAGACGTTGCAGATGGAAATAATGAAGATGgaaattatgaacataaaaattagaaataataGTTTGCAGTTGGAAGTGATTAAGTTAGgattaagaacagaacagaagttttgTTTGACTTAAGCATACAGCTCATCGTCATATGGCATAACATTACATGACAGTCAcaatttcacaaaacatactgtaTCATATATATAGTATTCATTCTACATTTGGCAATTTAAAGATTTGAGAGTGATCACTTTTTAAAGTCGTTAcatatttaagaaaaacataaacatagaataaaatataatgtacacTATAATCATTAGTTATATAaacattcattattttgaaaCACTTTAGGCAAAAAAACGGCTAATTTATGTAGAACAGAcctaaagacctgctccagtgcTACCTTTTacccttaaattgtcactgaaaaagcatgaaaatcctgactatgaacagtgacgcctgtcaaaatagagtctattttatatgaaattctatataaaatacctgtggtttttgTGCTAAAGTGTGGAACGTGGCCGTTAattgttacctattgtaatcatgggttgcatacacaaaATAGAATTTGATAGTcgtggagcagggctttaaggaagttggaagttagaattCCGAAGTACTGATGCTAGAAGTCCCTTCAGGGCATCCATAGTATCAATCTATtacttttcaacaaaatatttacattttatttactgacagatcattgttgaaacaaaattaatttaataaatttatttatcccTATTTATTATTAATAACAGACGTATTTAttgagaatattaggttactgtctctCTGAAATTACATTTATCTAGCAAGTCAGAGAAAGGTTTATCCATCCGAAGCTCTGCTGAGCTTAACCTTGACAAAGTCAAGGTCGATTGACTCAGGCTTAAAAACGTTCTTCGTACCGTACCGTATTGGGGTAGAATAGATACAACTAAGTTCACAATACCTCCATCGGAAACCATCTAATCCAGCCGTCGGAATAATTCTCAACCATAATTGTCTTATGGCCCAAAGCTTCATAAGCTTTGTTAGAGTTGTACAAAACTATGTCAGGTCTCCAAACATCATCCTTGAATAAAGAACATGACAAAAGTAAATGTCAGTTAACTAAACATTTTTAGTAAACTTAGTTCTGTAATTAACTTAGTTGTTTAGTTAACTTAGTTGTGTTTTTTCCGCTTTTATTAAACGACATTACGCAGCAGCATTCTGAAACATTAAAAACCTGCGAAAAATTGTGAAAATCGGACTACaaccaatatatatatttatatagcagcCATTTTGAACCAGTGAaaccttttatttaaaaatggtcATTCCTATATATGGTAAGTCAATGAATAACAAGGACGACAATCATATTTCAAAGGCCTCTTAAAATGAATGTTAGAGTTAAAGCTTCAAATTTAATTGGATGTGGCATAATGTGCCATAACTAGCATATCTGGTGATTTTATATTAGGAATGATGAcgtcactgtgcccaaaatgaCTACTCGTTGAATGTATGACGTCAAAATGGCTATATCGTTTTTAGGTAGTCCgattttcatatttattcagCACTTGTATTGTTTTACAAAACTCTTTAAGAATAGAATATTGTCAAAATATTACGTATCCCCCCCCCCTTAGATTTACGATaggaatatgatatatttttgtgcttaaatgaaaataaaacttaactgGATACTCGACATTTTTCAATTGTTCTTGGCTGGAGCTCAAAGGCTTGAAGAATAAAATCAGAGATcatttaattttatcaatttaaaaccCACCACAAACTGGTGACCTACTTCTTCCCACTCAAAGTGAGTGGATATCACCTAAGACGAAACCTATCATATGTGGAGTTATTTATAGACCTCCGAAGCAGTCGAACTTCTACACTATTTTAGAAACTGTTTGTTTAAACACATcagattttattagtcccctagtggcaatttcgtgtccggtccataactttgtcattcattaagcgattttaatattacttggcacaaatgttccccatgatgagacgacgtgtcatgcgcaaaacccggacccctagctcaaaggtcaaggtcacacttggaggtcaaaggtcaaaagggattttttcctgtccggtccataactctcccatccatgaagggattttaatatcgcttggcacaaatgttcctcataataagacgatgtgtcatgcacaactttcagacccctagctcaaaggtcaaggtcacacttagcagtcaaatgtttacatggcatgaacagggtctgtttcgtgtccggtccataactctgtcattcattaagggattttaatatcacttagcacaaatgttccccatgatgagacgacgtgtcatgcacaaatcccggaccccttgctcaaaggtcaaggtcacaattgggggtcaaatgtcaacaggaattttttcctgtccggtccataactctgccatccatgaagggattttgatattatttggcacaaatgtttcccatgatgagacaacgtgtcatgcgcaaaacccggacccctcgctcaaaggtcaatgtcacaattggaggtcaaaggtcaattaggttttttttcctgtccggtccagaactctgtcatccatcaagggattacaatattacttggcataaatgttccaatTAAAGAGACGACGTGACATGCATAATACCCAGAacctagtttaaaggtcaaggtcacactttgagatcaaaggtcaataggattttttccctGTCCTGTCTATAACTTataaacaggatttgaatatcagttggcacaaatattcctctggatgagacaacatgtcgtgcgcaaaacccgggccctaggtctaaggtcaaggtcatacttagaggtcaaaggtcaaattcaagaatgactttgtccggagcatttcttctttatgcattgagggattttgatgtaacttggcacaaatgttcaccaccatgagatggattgtcgtgcgcaagaaccaggcccctaggtctaaggtcaatgtcatatatagaggtcaaaagtcaaattcaagaatgactttgtccggagcatgttttcttcatgcatggaaggattttgatgtaacatggcacaaaAGTTCATCACCATGAGTTtccacccttgtttttagaattacgtccctttgttgttactataaatagattatattgtaacttttttattactggccgtagggaaaattcgagaccacttttctgtggtacaacatgcatgttacatccaatttttaggtgtcttttgacctatctttacctggtaaagagttcctTGTTGActtacattcttttttttttaggattaatttccctttgttgttaatataaataacttatatgatatcttttttatactcggccaaaaaaaaaaaaataaatatgaaaacaactgtaggtttttatatatgaaaattttaatccaagtgttttgttatcacatattgtatatatagtataatattgtttatacatcattgacagatatcagttcattatgttttactgcagtagagaaaattaggtgccttccagtaggggactttgtattgcatggcaatacttcattcacttgtttctttgGAAACATACATTTTAGGGAATATGAACATAGACGTTTGCAAATGCAGTAAAAGGTATGCACTGTTTAGTAGCCTGAGAACTATTATGGACATGTTTCATTTTAAGCAACTGATTTCTTACTTTACTAGAATTGGCAAAGTGTCATCTACTATCATCTGTCTTACTTTAGTGTCTGACAATGACAAAATTTTACCATCTGGTGTTATAAACGCatcattttataatatattgCACTAGAAAAATTAGTAACATTTTATTGGAAAGCACAATAATGTCAGCATCCGTTCCATGAAAAATTACAATAAGGATGACTTTCAAAACACTTTGTTAAATGTCGACTGATGTTCTGTTATGTTATGTGATAATGTTTCTGATGCATgaaattctttcattttttttcaaatttagctCCTGTTAAACAGGTTAAACAACGTACTGACTCTTGGATAACACCTGAGATTCTTCAGTGTATAAATTAACGTAACAAGCTATTTCATGTGTATAAGAAAGAAAAGGATGAATAAAGTCTTGAACATTTCAAGCATTTTAGAAATAAAGCTGAGTACCTAATACATAAGGCTAagttaaactttttaaaagataaagttGAAGAAAACAAGAATGATTCTAAGTCACTATGGACTGCTCTAAAAGACCTTGGTCTAccttttaaaaagtcaaaatctTCATCTTGTTCAAATATAGGTCTAAAAATGGATGATAGCAGTGTGATTTGTTTTGATAAGCAGAAAGTGGCagaaaaatgtaatgtttttacacAACTGTTGCATCAAAGCTAGTTGATAAACTACCACAGTCTCTTTATAAATATGGAAAGAACTTCGTTTTTAGTTTTTACTCTGAAAATGATGTAGTcttgaataatttttctttcttctttttaaagtatttgaaCAAGATTACTGTAAGTAAGTCTACTGGGCTGGATGGTATTCCCTCTAAATTTGTAAGAGACGGTGTTTCAATTATAGCTTGTCCTCTCACTCTTGTAATCAATTTGTCATTGATTCAATGAATTGTTCATGACGATTTAAAATCAGCCAGCGTTGTCccctttttataacaaaaatgataaaactgatatcGGTAATTACCGCCCAGTGTCCATACTTAATATTGTTTCCAAAATCTTTGAACGGGTTGTGTATGACCAAGTGGAatcatatttaaatgataaaaagttaTTCGTATAGATTCCAGTCTGGTttcaaaaaaagattttcaaCTGAAACTTGTCTTGTACATCTTTCTGATTATATGAAATTTGAAATGGATAAAGCTCTCCTCATTGGTATGGTTTTACTAGATCTTCAGAAAGCGTTTGATACTGTTGATCACTCTATCTTTCTGATAAAACTTGAAGGGCTTGGTCTTGCGGAAGATATTATTCGTTGTTTCAGGTCATATTTATCCGAGAGACAACAGCTTGTTGATGTTTCTGATACATGTTCTAAGCCTAGTAAAATTACATTTGGTGTTCCACAAGGGTCAATTCTATGACCTCTTTATTTTTAGTTTACGTAAATGATATGTCTGCAGTAGTCAAAAATAAATGATTACTTTATGCGGATGACTCCGCTATCTTGGTATCTGGTTAAATAGGTCAGCCATTGgaaaagaattaacaaaagatctTGAATCAGTTAGTCAGTGAGTGGTTAATTGATAACAGCTGTCCCTGCATTTAGGAAAAACAATGTCAATTTTATTCGGCTCAAAGCCCAGGTTAAAATCAGATAATAACCGTCATATAAGTTGCAATGGTCAAACAATAAATTCCACTTCATCTGTCAAGTATCTAGGTGCAACTTTAGATCAGAGTCTTACTGGTGAATACATGGCTAACTCTATTATCAAAAAGGCAACTGCCAagttaaaatttctgtataggAAACAGAAAATTATTACTGATCATACTAAAAGACTTTTGGTTTTAGCTTTGATGCAGTGTCTTTTTTACTATGCTTGTTCTTTTATGTTTCACGGCTTATCTCAATTTTGGAAAAACAAACTACAGGTTACCCAAAATAAATTGATCAGGTTCATACTCAATCTGGAAAATAGGTCCCATGTTGCCcaagaacattttatttcattgaattaGTTACCCGTCTGTGAAAAGAGTGGAACAAATAACACTgtgtcatgttttcaaaattaagaatGGTCAATCTCCTGACTATATGAGTCAATACTTTGTGTCCCAAGATTCTGTTCATTCATATAGAACAAGGTCTAGTGACAGTGGGTCTTTTATCCTACCTATGGTGAAAGGCTTTGGTTTGAAGTCTTTTTCCTTTTTAGATTGTACATAtaacacaaaatttgaataattcCGGTACaggaaaaaatacaaatgttacaGTTGTGACACAGCATGTAACAAGAATTTCAAGGTTGagtaaaataaacatacagtAATCAGGGTACATTTACTATAACCAAAAACAGATAACCTTTTAGTTTACCTTTTGACAGAAAGATTTAATATCTAGGATGGATTAGGGGCAATGCAATAGCGTGCATGATACGCACCTGCATTAAATCACTTCATTGCGAGAAGTTGTTCATACATTATAATGAACTGTATTATCAATAATATTAGAAACGCAATAGaaaggaaacattttaaacacagaacagttttgaaaaaaattatatttattctatCTTGTTTAAATAACGAAATgggtttttattataaatatgttagGAGAATCGATCGGTGCTACATGTGAATATCGAAAATTTAATGTGTAGGAAATTTTACAACTCGAAGGAATGTCATTCATTAATTTGGGCAGTATTATAGATAGCACTCATTACAGAAACTATAGTAATTATGCACAGTTGTAGAAATTCGACCGTTTAATAACTAAGAACTCTTGCTATGCTCTGTTATCGTTATATCCaagttcaattattttttttaaaattatctcaAATAAAAATCACATactagaaataataaaaaagac carries:
- the LOC123541917 gene encoding neuronal acetylcholine receptor subunit alpha-5-like, which gives rise to MSETLQTSVYMKIYWLDVFLIWNQSDYNGLYFTYWPQDDVWRPDIVLYNSNKAYEALGHKTIMVENYSDGWIRWFPMELFETSCEVEMTYFPFDVHTCELQFTPWSYTSVKLTSFSDTVGLESYSTNALWEILETSVEKRKVANVDVLSYKLKIQRKHLHEMLTLFVPVLLLTILDLFVFALPNGGDRSGYAVTVFLAFSVYFTIVDTVMPPNSEKISLFSIYLVIQTCQSTIITILSVLLTKVEFIDESTRIPRVLVFLVRISGACCRRKKAAEVYPLEHITKGETSEGNTIEKDLKETTEPATWTMVTDAVDKIASIVFTLVFIITTVIFFCVIILVPNRLK